The nucleotide window AGGCAAACAAACAGGTACAAGGTGATATTCCAAGATATTTAATCATAAtggattatattttatatatcttagGCTTTATGCAAATATGTTCATCAATGTGTCATACCATTAGATGGGCAAGGGGTACTTTCCCATTTTAGAGAGTAGTAACTGAAGCTTGGGGAGGTTACCTCACTTGACATAGTTGGTTGGCCAGAAATGATTAGAACTCAGATTTCCTAAATACAGCATGCTATTTAATGTCATTACATGCCATTTCACTTCATTTCATCTTGAAAGGCTTGCAAATAAATCCTCAATccatctctctttatttttatgcCCTTGTCCTACCAATACTCATCATTATCTGCCCTACTCATACCCAACTTTTGAGTGAACATGCCCTGCCCAAAGTCCTCAGTAGATGGGCCTGGATATATGTTGAAAACATTGAATTCTGCTCTCGTACCCTTAGATTGGACCAAGGCCAGCCAAAGCATAGGCTTGTGTTGTTGGCGAGAGAGAGGTAgagacacacacgcacagagagagagagagagagagagagagagagagagagagagagagaaatggccCAATCAAAATGGCCCAATCAGACTCTTCCTTAGGAATCTGATGAACAAGAGAAGGGAGCTAACCATCAGAAGGGGAAGCTGAGATGAGAAGCCATCTATAGAAGTTCTGAGTGGCCATTTATGGGTTCTGCAAAGTTACAGGGGAGCCAAATGAGTAGATAAGcagagaaaaccagaaaatagGGGAGGGTGAACAGATTTAtaggaaaaaagcaaaggaagtacaagaaggagagagaatgtaCAGTTCTAGTCCTCACCAGACCTGGCTATATCTTCATTTTCTGTTACTGAATTCCCCTCCTATGACTTTACTGTAAACTTGCTTGCTTAGGCTAGCTTGAATGGGTCTTGTTTCTTGAGACCAAATGCCTTAACCCAAGTAGTCCTCATATGTTAGATACGCAGgtttagcctttaaaaaattGCTGTTTAGATGTAACCCAGGTACACCCAGATGAACTAGCAAGGTCATAAACCTTCTCTTTGCTTTTAAACCCCATTCCATGCTTTAGAGCTGATTCTTGCCAGTGAGCTGGAAGAATCGAAATCATAATCTCTTGAAGTTACAACTCTCCTTAGTACTAGGTGGGAAATCTTTCCAACACCAAGCAGCTTTTGCTCTGATTGAACTTACCTGATGATGTTCCAGCTGCATCTTGTTTTGTTTCATGATATTCTCTTTTTCCAATAGCTCTTTCTGTTGCCTCTCGAACTCCTCCTTACCCTGTTAATTTTCAACATAAAGAACATTATTATGTCATCACTGTGATTCACTTATGCTAACAATTTCATTGACAGATGAGTAAATACTCTTTATTTTCCACTGACTTGGCAACATCTCAAATGCTCAGTGAGGCACTGTGAACCCTAGACAGGGGTGGCAGAAAAATAAAGCCCATTGCCATATAGGGTGCCAGCTTTCTGGGGCACCTTACAGTTTTCAGAGAGCTACTCATGATTCCCTTAAAATCTCCTATATAAATGTACTACTTCTCTGAGTTCTTTTCTCATAGATTATATGTGAACCCGTAAACCCCCAAACGCAGGTCTAAATGTGGTCCACCTCTCACTTCCAGTTCCCTCAAATCATCTATAGATTTCTGCTCCAAGGCTGTATTTCCCACTGTGCAGAGTCAGACAATGAGTAAGGTGAATGTTCAATGCCTCCATCCTGTCTCTCCACTCCCTCCCTCAGCACCAGGTGAGGCTCAGTTGGTAATATCATTAGAGGGCCTATTATCCTACTTGGTGAGTCTCCTCTTACCTGAGGTATCAATGGGATCTAATCCAGCCCCTTACAccattcattttgcaaatgaggaaattaaggcccAAGGAGGTTGAATAAGTTGGTCACACAGTAAATGTCAGAGAAAGGGCTAGAGCTGAGTGAGTACTCAGGACTCTCAGTCCAGCGTTCTTCCTACTCTACAACACTCCCTCCAATTTGTGAACCATGTGGATTAACATTAATCGTGTGCTCTCCTTTGGTAGTCCAACCCGACATCCTTACAGGCATCTGTCTCAGGCTCCCTGCATGTGAGTGAGCATAGGTGTTTTATGAGTTCGGCTGTTTTACCTGTAGGTGGACATAATCGTAGTCATCCATCCAGCTCCTCTCAGAACCATCACTGCTGCTACAGTCAGGGGCCTGCTCCTTGCTCAGGCCTGGGGGCAGTGCCTTGTTGTGGGCCTGGGCCTTGTGGTCACCAGGATGCAGCAGCTGCCCCTGGGAGCCACTGTGTGGGTACTCCGTTGAGTTCATGATGCTCTCCGGCCCGTTCTTCAGATGCAAGCTGCCAGGGCCGGGTCTGAAGAGGGCCTCTGCGTTGGTGTTGATGGTTGTGGTGAGCTGCTTGGCGTCATCGGGCACCGTCTTTGCCACCATCACAAACCGGTCCAGATCGTCACACTTGTTCTGGGGCTTGTTGATGGCCAAGATATTCAGGGACCAGCTGCACTCATTTAAGTCGTGGCTGGTTTGACTCAGAATCTGGTGGGAATCTTCGACTCGCTGCAGCTCCCGCTTCATCTTGTTGTGGAGGACGAGTTCCGGGAGGCAGGCAGCATTTGCAACAGCTCCCTTAACAAAGTGGAGGTACTCCTTCAGGAACAGCTCCACCTTGTCCACCGCTGTGCGTATCTCATTGATGTGTCTTTCCATATATCCGTAACACCGCCAGTCGGTGGTGACCAGTGCCATTAGGCTGGAGACACCCATCTCCAGGGCCTGCTGAAGCCGCTGAAGTCTCTCGATAGCTGTGTCTGGATCCAGTAAGAGCCTTTTGTCCTGAGCTGGGGAGGCTGACAGTGAGGACTCCTTGGAGGAAGTGGACGACGTGGACATGTTACTCCGGGTGCTGCCTGTACTGGAGAAAGACAATCGGTTGATCCCATCCACCAAGTCCCGAGAGCCTTTAGCATCCGGCGGGTTATGCAGAGGGACATCATAAACACCATCCCTTTCTTGGGGGTTTGCTTTCTCACTGGTTTCTGCTGGTGGCTCAAGAAACTGAACGCCTCGGGGGACATCATATGCGTCGTTGTGAGAGCCCACTGACTGTCCCAGTTGCGGGGGTGGGTGATTCGGGGACAGGCTCTGGTGCCGTCGAGCTACGGGTTCTGCAGCTCCTGGAATGTCACAGTTGTATTTTACATGAAGGTCCTTTCCTGCTGGCTTGGCGCTGGTTGGGGGAATGTCATAAACCCCCTCAGGTCTGAGGTCTGCCCTTCCAACTTGTCTCATGGGAGGGGGGAAGTCATAGTCCTTTTCCCTAAGCCCTGCTTCATCCCGGCAAGCAGAGGGTGGAATGGCATATACCTGAAAAGCGAGTAGAAAGCGAAATGCTATTTATTGCGTTGGCTCGTGGGAGCATGCGGTCCCATGTGCTCAGTCCTATTTGCTGGCACTTTTTCGGTCGCCTTCCCCCGCCCCCCATGTTAGGCACTTCCAAGGTTCCCCACTATTCTGCTGCCACTTCCCTTGTCCTTTGACTAGTGTCTCCACCCACATGTTCTTGGTGTAGACTTGCATGTGCAACCCTGCTGGTTAAATTGCTCACCCCTGTGTTCCAGTCCTACATTTCTGACCACTTCCTGGGTATCCTTTCTCTGCTGATCTGTGCCGAGCAGCAGAGTAAGACCGGAGGTCTCCCCTGGTCTCTTCGGTTATTACACCAGCTGTGTGATGCTGAATGAGCTGCATAGGTGTCTGAAACACAGTCCCCTTGTCTGTAAAGTAGGGATTACCGTGCTCTGTGCAGGCATACCCCAGAGGGTAACAGAGTGAGTCAAACGAGTTCACCCAAACATACAGACTGAGAAAACTGTCAAACCCtctacaggccaggcgtggtggctcacgcctgtagtcccagcactttgggaggccaaggtaataggatcacttaagcccatgTGTTCAaaaaacagcctgggcagcatagggagatgctgtctccacaaaaaaataaaattagccaggcatggtggcatgcacctgaggtcacagctacttgggacgctgaggtaagaggcagctacttgggagactgaggtgggaggattgcttgagcctgggaagtcaaggttgcaatgagctgtgattgcaccactgcactccagcctgggtgacagagcgacaccctgtctcaaacaaaacataacaaaacaaaacaaaccctctacaaatatatattagtACTTGCCAAACTAATTATCTTCCCTGCCAAAGGGTTCTCCTTATTGGCCTCCCAATGTTTTTTAGTTGCGGCTCCTCAATATGAAATCCCTAGAGCTATCTTTAATGAGCCTTTCCTTTTTTGCTTCATTCCTTTACTCTCACCAAGACTACATTTTCCCCTTTTGGGTTtgcctttcttgttttattccaaTAAACTACTTACCCACCCTCCTCCCGACCCCATGCCCCTcgacacacagacgcacacacactcacactccttTTTGCTGCTTTGTAGTCACTCACTTACCCCTTTTGTAGGCGGGATGTCATACACCCCTTGAGGTTTTATCTCTC belongs to Macaca thibetana thibetana isolate TM-01 chromosome 4, ASM2454274v1, whole genome shotgun sequence and includes:
- the NEDD9 gene encoding enhancer of filamentation 1 isoform X3 — its product is MKYKVITPVRTGHGYVYEYPSRYQKDVYDIPPSHTTQGVYDIPPSSVKGPVFSVPVGEIKPQGVYDIPPTKGVYAIPPSACRDEAGLREKDYDFPPPMRQVGRADLRPEGVYDIPPTSAKPAGKDLHVKYNCDIPGAAEPVARRHQSLSPNHPPPQLGQSVGSHNDAYDVPRGVQFLEPPAETSEKANPQERDGVYDVPLHNPPDAKGSRDLVDGINRLSFSSTGSTRSNMSTSSTSSKESSLSASPAQDKRLLLDPDTAIERLQRLQQALEMGVSSLMALVTTDWRCYGYMERHINEIRTAVDKVELFLKEYLHFVKGAVANAACLPELVLHNKMKRELQRVEDSHQILSQTSHDLNECSWSLNILAINKPQNKCDDLDRFVMVAKTVPDDAKQLTTTINTNAEALFRPGPGSLHLKNGPESIMNSTEYPHSGSQGQLLHPGDHKAQAHNKALPPGLSKEQAPDCSSSDGSERSWMDDYDYVHLQGKEEFERQQKELLEKENIMKQNKMQLEHHQLSQFQLLEQEITKPVENDISKWKPSQSLPTTNGGVSAQDRQLLCFYYDQCETHFISLLNAIDALFSCVSSAQPPRIFVAHSKFVILSAHKLVFIGDTLTRQVTAQDIRNKVMNSSNQLCEQLKTIVMATKMAALHYPSTTALQEMVHQVTDLSRNAQLFKRSLLEMATF
- the NEDD9 gene encoding enhancer of filamentation 1 isoform X2, which codes for MWTRNLMARALYDNVPECAEELAFRKGDILTVIEQNTGGLEGWWLCSLHGRQGIVPGNRVKLLIGPVQETTSSHDQPASGLMQQTFGQQKLYQVPNPQAAPRDTIYQVPPSYQNQGIYQVPTGHGTQEQEVYQVPPSVQRSIGGTSGPHVGKKVITPVRTGHGYVYEYPSRYQKDVYDIPPSHTTQGVYDIPPSSVKGPVFSVPVGEIKPQGVYDIPPTKGVYAIPPSACRDEAGLREKDYDFPPPMRQVGRADLRPEGVYDIPPTSAKPAGKDLHVKYNCDIPGAAEPVARRHQSLSPNHPPPQLGQSVGSHNDAYDVPRGVQFLEPPAETSEKANPQERDGVYDVPLHNPPDAKGSRDLVDGINRLSFSSTGSTRSNMSTSSTSSKESSLSASPAQDKRLLLDPDTAIERLQRLQQALEMGVSSLMALVTTDWRCYGYMERHINEIRTAVDKVELFLKEYLHFVKGAVANAACLPELVLHNKMKRELQRVEDSHQILSQTSHDLNECSWSLNILAINKPQNKCDDLDRFVMVAKTVPDDAKQLTTTINTNAEALFRPGPGSLHLKNGPESIMNSTEYPHSGSQGQLLHPGDHKAQAHNKALPPGLSKEQAPDCSSSDGSERSWMDDYDYVHLQGKEEFERQQKELLEKENIMKQNKMQLEHHQLSQFQLLEQEITKPVENDISKWKPSQSLPTTNGGVSAQDRQLLCFYYDQCETHFISLLNAIDALFSCVSSAQPPRIFVAHSKFVILSAHKLVFIGDTLTRQVTAQDIRNKVMNSSNQLCEQLKTIVMATKMAALHYPSTTALQEMVHQVTDLSRNAQLFKRSLLEMATF
- the NEDD9 gene encoding enhancer of filamentation 1 isoform X1 produces the protein MKYKNLMARALYDNVPECAEELAFRKGDILTVIEQNTGGLEGWWLCSLHGRQGIVPGNRVKLLIGPVQETTSSHDQPASGLMQQTFGQQKLYQVPNPQAAPRDTIYQVPPSYQNQGIYQVPTGHGTQEQEVYQVPPSVQRSIGGTSGPHVGKKVITPVRTGHGYVYEYPSRYQKDVYDIPPSHTTQGVYDIPPSSVKGPVFSVPVGEIKPQGVYDIPPTKGVYAIPPSACRDEAGLREKDYDFPPPMRQVGRADLRPEGVYDIPPTSAKPAGKDLHVKYNCDIPGAAEPVARRHQSLSPNHPPPQLGQSVGSHNDAYDVPRGVQFLEPPAETSEKANPQERDGVYDVPLHNPPDAKGSRDLVDGINRLSFSSTGSTRSNMSTSSTSSKESSLSASPAQDKRLLLDPDTAIERLQRLQQALEMGVSSLMALVTTDWRCYGYMERHINEIRTAVDKVELFLKEYLHFVKGAVANAACLPELVLHNKMKRELQRVEDSHQILSQTSHDLNECSWSLNILAINKPQNKCDDLDRFVMVAKTVPDDAKQLTTTINTNAEALFRPGPGSLHLKNGPESIMNSTEYPHSGSQGQLLHPGDHKAQAHNKALPPGLSKEQAPDCSSSDGSERSWMDDYDYVHLQGKEEFERQQKELLEKENIMKQNKMQLEHHQLSQFQLLEQEITKPVENDISKWKPSQSLPTTNGGVSAQDRQLLCFYYDQCETHFISLLNAIDALFSCVSSAQPPRIFVAHSKFVILSAHKLVFIGDTLTRQVTAQDIRNKVMNSSNQLCEQLKTIVMATKMAALHYPSTTALQEMVHQVTDLSRNAQLFKRSLLEMATF